A region of the Nocardia higoensis genome:
CGGATTTCGATGCGTCATTGTGGTGTCCGCACACAGCAACGATTGCCGCAGGAGGCTGATCGGAGACAGGTCCGGAGACGTAGGTGGGCCCGGGTGCGCACCCCCTGCGGCGCACCCGGGCACAACGAATTATACCAGCCGGTGTGTTATTGGTAACTCGGCCATATTCATACCGAAAGTATGAATTGAACCGAAGAAACCGGCTCGAAGTATTCAATTATTCAACAAGTGCGCCAGGGGTCCGTTCCTACGGGGGGCTTCGAATGGCGGTGAGTAGCTTCGGAGGCGTTTCGAGCATGGCACGGCAGCAAGAGCGGGCCCGCCGGACACGGGCGGCGATAATCAGGTCCGCGGCCGTCGAATTCGGTAAGAGCGGCTATGCCGCGGCATCGCTGAACAGAATCCTGGAAGGGTCGCGCGCGACCAAGGGAGCGATGTACTTCCACTTCGACTCCAAGGAAGAACTGGCCAGGGCGGTGCTGGAGACGGCGGTGGAGCGTTACCGCGCCACTGCCGAACGCTGGCTCGCTCGAACCGATCTGGGCCCACTCGACGTGCTGCACGGCATGCTCGACGAGCTGGCCCTGCGTCTCGAACACGACATCATCGTGCAGGCGGAATACCGGCTGATCATCGAGCCCGACTTCTATCGCGATGTCCAGGCGGGCGGCGGGCGTATCCTCATCCGGGCCACGCGCTCGCTGGCGCTGCGGGCCGTCGAGCACGGACAGCTGCGTGAGGACGCCGATCCGGATCGCTTCACGCGCACGCTGAGCGCGGCGCTGGCCGGCCAGCGCTATCTGGTCGATCTGCCCGGCGTGGCGGCCGATCTGCGTGGCCGGTTCCAGGAGGCGCTGGAGGTCGTCGTCGAGTCGATGGCGACGCCGGAGTGGCGGGAGAAGTTCGCCGTCGACGGGTGGGCTGCGTCGGCGCGGCTGGAAGAGCTCGGTTTGGGCGTCTGACCAGCCGATTTGGAACTCTCGGCGATGCTGTCATAAGCTATGCGAGCTCCCAACGGAACACCGTTGAAAGCCGGTCCGGAGAAATCCGGGGCGAGCCCCCTTCGTCTAGCGGCCTAGGACGCCGCCCTTTCAAGGCGGTAGCGCGGGTTCGAATCCCGTAGGGGGTACGGTCTTCGGACTGTTGGTAGCACAGCAAGGCCCTGTGGCGCAGTTGGTTAGCGCGCCGCCCTGTCACGGCGGAGGTCGCGGGTTCGAGTCCCGTCAGGGTCGCAAGTAAGCGCCGGAGAGATCCGGCGCTTCGCGTATGGCATTCGGAACGGGTGCCTGCGGCCAGGTAGCTCAGTTGGTACGAGCGTCCGCCTGAAAAGCGGAAGGTCGCCGGTTCGATCCCGGCCCTGGCCACGTCATCCCCCTGGAGCAGTATCCGGCCAGGGGGATTTTTCGTCTGTGCAGCCGGCCGGGGCCGGAGATGCGATGCTGGAGGCATGGCTGAACGGTGGTACTACTGCTTGAAGCACCAGCGGGCCGAGCAGGGCAGGCAGTGCTGGTTCCAGGATCGGATGGGTCCGTATCCGGATCGGGCCACGGCCGAGCGGGCGCTGGAGATCGTGCGGGCGCGCAACGAGCGTGAGGACGCCCGCGATCGGTCCTGGCGCGAGGGCGACTGACAAGCGCCGCTGCGCGGCAACCGTTTTCACCGGCCCGAGCCGCCGCCACCGGTGTGCGGGTACGTTGCCGCAGGTCGGTGACTCGATCCCGGTCCGGCGTCCGGTCGCGGCCGCTCAGCTGCTCATCAGGCGGATCGAGTACGGTTTCTCGGTAATCGACTATCGCTCGTACCGGTCCGGCGTGGGCCTGCGAGCTGGACAGGTGAGCAGGGAGGGCGACCCTTGAGGGTTACCGTTGTTGTGCCGACCTACAACGAGCGGGAGAATCTGCCGGTGGCGGTGGACCGGCTGACCGCGCTGGCGGTGCCCGACCTGCACATCCTCGTCGTGGACGACAACTCTCCGGACGGTACGGGCGAGGTGGCCGACAAGCTGGCCATCGAACTGCCCGACGTGGTGGGAGTGCTGCACCGCACCGAGAAGGACGGCCTCGGCCGCGCCTATGTCGCGGGCATCACCCGCGCGCTGGACGAGGGCGCCGACGTGGTCATCCAGATGGACGCCGATCTCTCGCACCCCGCCGAGGTGATCCCGGCGATGCTGGCGAAGCTGAGCGAATCCGACGCGGGTGTGGTGCTCGGATCCCGCTACGTGCCCGGCGGCTCCACCGCCGAGGAGTGGAAGTGGTACCGCAAGGCGCTCTCGGCCTGGGCCAACTTCTACGTCAACCTCATCCTGCGCCTCGGGGTGAAGGATGCCACCGCCGGCTTCAAGGCGTGGAAGGCCGACACCCTGCGCGCCATCGACGTGGCCTCCATCCGCAGCAACGGCTACTCGTTCCAGGTGGAGATGAACTACCGGGCTGTCCGCAAGGGCATCGCCATCGCCGAGGTGCCGATCCGTTTCGAGGAGCGGACCCTCGGCGCGTCCAAGATGAGTCTGAAGGTGCAGCTGGAGTCGGCGCTGATGCCGTGGAAGCTGCTGTTC
Encoded here:
- a CDS encoding TetR/AcrR family transcriptional regulator produces the protein MARQQERARRTRAAIIRSAAVEFGKSGYAAASLNRILEGSRATKGAMYFHFDSKEELARAVLETAVERYRATAERWLARTDLGPLDVLHGMLDELALRLEHDIIVQAEYRLIIEPDFYRDVQAGGGRILIRATRSLALRAVEHGQLREDADPDRFTRTLSAALAGQRYLVDLPGVAADLRGRFQEALEVVVESMATPEWREKFAVDGWAASARLEELGLGV
- a CDS encoding polyprenol monophosphomannose synthase → MRVTVVVPTYNERENLPVAVDRLTALAVPDLHILVVDDNSPDGTGEVADKLAIELPDVVGVLHRTEKDGLGRAYVAGITRALDEGADVVIQMDADLSHPAEVIPAMLAKLSESDAGVVLGSRYVPGGSTAEEWKWYRKALSAWANFYVNLILRLGVKDATAGFKAWKADTLRAIDVASIRSNGYSFQVEMNYRAVRKGIAIAEVPIRFEERTLGASKMSLKVQLESALMPWKLLFGRSV